Sequence from the bacterium genome:
CATTGCGATCATTGGTGTCGACCATAGCCATTCCCATTAATCCTTCCTCCGTGTGTGTGATTTCAAGCCGGCGATGTGGCGGCGGCCAGCGACGGGTGCCGTTCACGTCGCAACATTTCGGCGCGGATCACCGCTTCGCAGTCGGCAATACAGTCCTTCAGGTCATCGTTGGTCACCAGATAGTCGTATTCACCGGCGCGGCTCAGTTCGGTCCGAGCGGTCTCCAACCGCCGGGCAATGGCCTCCGGCGACTCGGATCGGCGGCCCTTCAAGCGACGCACAAGCGCGCTCATCGAAGTGGGCAACAGAAAGATGCTCACCACACCGGGCAGAGCGTGCCGCAGCGAAGCAGCCCCCTGGACATCGAGGTCGAAGAGCATGATCCGCTTCAGCCGTTGGGCCCGTTCGACGTTGGCGCGCGGCGTGCCATACGACTTGTCATGCACCGTCGCCCACTCCACCAG
This genomic interval carries:
- the gmk gene encoding guanylate kinase yields the protein MGRWTGTAMMVVISSPSGGGKTTVINALRRKHPEFLYSVSVTTRAKRAGERNGTHYFFATEEQFARMRDAGQLVEWATVHDKSYGTPRANVERAQRLKRIMLFDLDVQGAASLRHALPGVVSIFLLPTSMSALVRRLKGRRSESPEAIARRLETARTELSRAGEYDYLVTNDDLKDCIADCEAVIRAEMLRRERHPSLAAATSPA